The sequence actaatctTATCTCGAGGATCGTTCATCATTAGTTAATGATGGCCGGGGTGTTGGATCAGTTCGGTGAACTCAGTTCACCGGAGCAGTTCATACATGTCTGCGTACATGAGGTGAGCGAGGTCAACGGGATCCAGGACATGGATACAAGAACACAACGAATTTAGCTTAGACACTTACACATGCTCTTGCGATTGCTTACTTATATATAATTAAGGAGTAAGTAGTAGTGACAGATCTATGGGACACAAGAGAGATCAATGGCTGCGAATTCGCAGCTACTGATTATAACTAGCATCACCGCCGTTTCGAAGATCTGACAGTGAATACGATCTCGGCGACCtgaagctgccgcccctcctcgccGCCGATGCGCCGGTCTGGGTGTTCACGCTGAGCCGAGGGGGCGGCAATGCCGGCGCCTCCCACCCGTTCTTGCCGCGGTGCTGCTCGTCGGAGCCGGAGTCGGAGTCGTCGTCTTCCTCGCCTTCGTCGCCCTCGGGGAGGGCGTGGTCGGGGGCGAGGAGCGGGGGCAGGTAGGTGGCCGTGGCCAGCGAGCTGCAGGAGGCGCGGCGCGACCAGGTGGCCAGAATGCGGCGGCGCTTGTTGAAGGGGTTCTCCGGCTTGGCGAGCTCCTTCACGgcgtcccgcgccgccgcctccgcgagGCTGGTGAAGGACTTGGACTTGCCGGCGTAGAAGCTTGACAGCCCGTTCCTGAAAAATCGCCAAGAAAACGAAGGATCAATTTTCCATACCCCTCTCTTCCTCGCTCGATCAAATCAATTGCAATTGAGGAACCGATGATAACTTGTGATCTCTAAATACGATGAAACATCATACTAATTTCCTACTCGCGCTTTTGCAAATGGATCAAAGAATCCCCAAAAAAGATCTTCTTTTTTTCCTCATTTTGGGCAAGCAAAAGGAAG comes from Triticum aestivum cultivar Chinese Spring chromosome 5B, IWGSC CS RefSeq v2.1, whole genome shotgun sequence and encodes:
- the LOC123112518 gene encoding uncharacterized protein; amino-acid sequence: MSTAVARPFGGFPGSGRAKGDELLGKKMSDGFFIEEEEEEEAEEVLTESSSIGAPSPSSSSIGEDSSSEVGGEGEDEEVESKLKEEPGLGCLDALEDSLPIKNGLSSFYAGKSKSFTSLAEAAARDAVKELAKPENPFNKRRRILATWSRRASCSSLATATYLPPLLAPDHALPEGDEGEEDDDSDSGSDEQHRGKNGWEAPALPPPRLSVNTQTGASAARRGGSFRSPRSYSLSDLRNGGDASYNQ